In one Mucilaginibacter ginsenosidivorax genomic region, the following are encoded:
- the dctA gene encoding C4-dicarboxylate transporter DctA, with amino-acid sequence MPIKKLPLQDGWGLRLISNLTFQVLVAIALGVVVGLNFKGFAPTAELISKTFISLITMLIAPIIFFTIVLGIAGMSDMKKVGRVGGKALLYFEIVTSFALVIGVAVANIIKPGAGFQNHNMTDATGKLAVYEKAASEMHWGDFIAHIVPGNVFEAFAKGDILQILFFAILFGVGLSRMGETGQAVISLFDKLSKVFFNIMKIVMKVAPLGAFGGMAFTISKYGVKTLQPLAILMGSVYLTMFLFIFVVLNIICRIYKFSLWQYLKYIKEEILIVLGTSSSESALPAMMEKLEKFGCSKSVVGLVIPTGYSFNLDGTTIYLSMCVIFLAQVFNVPLSLAQQLTIIGILMITSKGAAGVTGSGFIVLSSTLAAIKIIPVEGLAILIGVDRFMSEARAITNVIGNGVATIVIAKSEGEFVSPLTP; translated from the coding sequence ATGCCAATCAAAAAGCTTCCCCTTCAGGATGGTTGGGGCCTTCGCCTCATTTCAAACCTCACCTTCCAGGTGCTTGTGGCCATTGCCCTGGGCGTGGTGGTAGGCCTAAACTTTAAGGGTTTTGCTCCAACAGCCGAACTGATCAGCAAAACCTTCATCAGCCTGATCACTATGCTGATAGCACCAATCATATTTTTTACCATTGTGCTGGGTATTGCCGGTATGAGCGATATGAAAAAGGTGGGCCGGGTAGGCGGGAAGGCGCTGCTTTATTTTGAAATAGTAACCTCTTTTGCCCTTGTTATAGGTGTTGCGGTTGCCAATATCATAAAACCGGGCGCCGGTTTTCAAAATCATAACATGACCGATGCAACGGGTAAACTGGCCGTGTATGAAAAAGCAGCATCTGAAATGCACTGGGGCGATTTTATAGCTCATATAGTGCCCGGTAACGTATTTGAAGCTTTTGCCAAAGGCGATATTTTGCAGATTTTGTTTTTTGCCATCCTGTTTGGCGTTGGCCTGAGCCGCATGGGCGAAACGGGGCAGGCCGTTATCAGTTTGTTTGATAAGCTGTCTAAAGTGTTTTTCAACATCATGAAAATAGTGATGAAAGTTGCCCCTTTGGGCGCTTTCGGAGGGATGGCATTTACCATCAGCAAGTACGGTGTAAAAACCCTGCAGCCGCTGGCTATATTGATGGGTTCGGTTTACTTGACTATGTTCCTGTTTATTTTTGTGGTGCTCAATATCATTTGCCGCATTTACAAATTTAGCCTGTGGCAATATCTTAAATATATTAAAGAAGAAATACTGATTGTGCTAGGCACATCTTCATCCGAATCGGCCCTGCCTGCTATGATGGAAAAGCTGGAAAAGTTTGGTTGCTCCAAATCTGTAGTAGGTTTGGTTATCCCAACAGGGTATTCCTTTAATTTGGATGGCACCACTATTTACCTATCTATGTGTGTGATATTTTTGGCGCAGGTTTTTAATGTCCCTTTGTCGCTGGCGCAGCAGTTAACTATTATTGGCATCCTCATGATTACCTCCAAAGGTGCAGCAGGTGTTACCGGTAGCGGGTTTATTGTATTGAGCAGCACGCTTGCGGCCATTAAAATTATCCCGGTAGAGGGGTTGGCTATATTAATTGGGGTAGATAGGTTTATGTCAGAAGCACGGGCTATCACCAATGTGATAGGCAATGGCGTGGCAACTATTGTAATTGCGAAAAGTGAAGGAGAGTTTGTAAGCCCCCTAACCCCCTGA
- a CDS encoding leucine--tRNA ligase, protein MDYQFKDIEQKWQQFWAQNNTFKAEDKSTKPKYYVLDMFPYPSGAGLHVGHPLGYIASDIFARYKRLKGFNVLHPMGYDSFGLPAEQYAIQTGQHPAVTTEDNIATYRRQLDQIGFSFDWSREVRTSSPDYYKWTQWIFMQLFNSWYNKDADKAESIAKLVEHFEQNGSAGINAVCDEETLSFTAPEWKAMSNQDQQAELLKYRLTYLRESTVNWCPALGTVLANDEVKDGFSERGGYPVEQKKMMQWSMRITAYAERLLQGLDTIDWPEPLKEMQRNWIGKSTGASVRFPINKTTHHSPLTTNYIEVFTTRVDTIFGVTFVVIAPEHELVASLTTPEQKADIDAYIAVTKKKSELDRMADAKTVSGAFTGSYVLNPLNGQPIPIWIADYVLAGYGTGAVMAVPSGDQRDYLFAKHFNLPIVQILDTQKIDAEADPTKEGIYINSEFMNGLDYKAGTAAVIAKLEEVGAGKAKINFRMRDAIFGRQRYWGEPVPVYFKDGLPYLIEESHLPLLLPEVDKYLPTESGEPPLGRAENWSYKPEAAPSKSPPVGETFEPHQAGNYRETADPVYYEQIKDFSRDNRSQPTEAEDILWQLLRGEKLGYKIRRQHIIGQFIADFVSLQKGLVIELDGRHHTANKEADDARTEVLNHFGFEVIRFSNDEVLKDVQSVALSIKSKLDSLPERDKTKISSEEEPTAAKVSPTGGDLEGAGGYAYELSTMPGWAGSSWYWYRYMDAKNDNEFASREAIEYWKDVDLYIGGSEHATGHLLYSRFWNKFLKDIGKVVEEEPFKKLINQGMIQGRSNFVYRLIDEEGRGTNTFVSHGLIKEYKTSPLHVDVNIVENEVMNISKFKQWRPEFADAEFILENGKYICGVEVEKMSKRYYNVVNPDDIAQRYGADTLRMYEMFLGPLEQSKPWNTNGIEGVFKFLRKFWRLFHNEAWEFKVSDAEPSKAELKSLHKIIRKVEEDIERFSFNTSVSSFMIAVNELTDLKCNNRAVLQDMVIILSSYAPHICEELWTLLGNPAGTLSYAPFPKFNSTYLIEDDFAYPISINGKMKMNLNIPLSLEVKEIEETVLANADVQKYLDGKAPKKVIVVKGRIVNMVV, encoded by the coding sequence ATGGACTATCAATTTAAAGATATAGAGCAAAAGTGGCAGCAGTTTTGGGCCCAGAACAATACGTTTAAAGCCGAAGATAAAAGCACCAAACCCAAGTATTATGTGCTGGATATGTTTCCCTACCCATCGGGTGCAGGGCTGCATGTGGGCCATCCGCTGGGTTATATTGCATCTGATATTTTTGCACGTTACAAACGCCTTAAAGGCTTTAACGTACTGCACCCCATGGGTTACGATAGTTTTGGCTTACCGGCCGAGCAATATGCCATACAAACCGGGCAACACCCGGCGGTAACTACCGAAGATAATATAGCTACCTACCGCCGCCAACTGGACCAGATTGGCTTCTCGTTCGACTGGAGCCGCGAAGTGCGCACCAGCTCGCCCGATTATTATAAGTGGACGCAGTGGATTTTTATGCAGCTGTTTAACAGCTGGTATAATAAGGATGCCGACAAAGCCGAAAGCATAGCCAAACTGGTTGAACATTTTGAGCAAAACGGGTCAGCAGGCATCAATGCCGTGTGCGATGAAGAAACATTGAGTTTTACTGCCCCTGAATGGAAAGCGATGAGCAACCAGGACCAGCAGGCCGAACTATTGAAATACCGCCTTACCTACCTGCGCGAAAGCACCGTAAACTGGTGCCCTGCCCTTGGTACCGTATTGGCCAACGACGAGGTAAAAGACGGTTTTAGCGAACGCGGCGGCTATCCCGTTGAGCAAAAAAAGATGATGCAATGGAGCATGCGCATCACCGCCTACGCCGAACGCCTGTTACAAGGCCTTGACACCATTGACTGGCCCGAGCCTTTGAAAGAAATGCAGCGCAACTGGATTGGTAAGAGTACCGGTGCAAGCGTACGCTTCCCAATAAACAAAACCACTCACCACTCACCACTAACCACTAACTATATAGAGGTTTTCACCACCCGCGTGGATACCATCTTCGGTGTAACCTTTGTGGTGATAGCGCCCGAGCATGAGTTGGTAGCCAGTTTAACTACGCCTGAACAGAAGGCCGATATTGATGCCTACATTGCCGTTACCAAAAAGAAATCGGAGCTTGACAGGATGGCTGATGCAAAAACGGTATCGGGCGCCTTTACCGGCAGCTATGTTTTAAACCCGCTGAACGGTCAGCCAATCCCTATCTGGATTGCCGATTACGTACTGGCTGGTTACGGAACTGGTGCTGTAATGGCAGTACCATCCGGCGATCAGCGCGACTATTTGTTTGCCAAACATTTTAATTTGCCGATAGTGCAGATTCTTGACACCCAGAAAATAGATGCCGAGGCCGACCCAACTAAGGAAGGCATTTATATCAACTCGGAATTTATGAACGGGTTAGATTATAAAGCGGGTACCGCTGCCGTTATTGCCAAACTGGAAGAGGTTGGCGCCGGCAAAGCAAAAATCAATTTCAGGATGCGCGACGCCATTTTTGGCCGTCAGCGCTACTGGGGTGAGCCCGTCCCTGTTTATTTTAAAGATGGTTTGCCTTATTTAATTGAAGAAAGCCACTTACCGCTGTTATTGCCCGAAGTTGATAAATATTTGCCTACTGAATCGGGTGAACCGCCTTTAGGTCGTGCCGAAAACTGGAGCTACAAACCGGAAGCAGCCCCCTCTAAATCTCCCCCGGTAGGGGAGACTTTTGAGCCTCACCAGGCTGGAAATTACAGAGAAACTGCCGATCCTGTTTATTATGAACAGATAAAAGACTTTAGCCGTGATAATAGAAGTCAGCCGACAGAGGCTGAAGATATCCTATGGCAATTACTAAGAGGCGAAAAACTGGGCTATAAAATAAGGAGACAACACATTATAGGGCAGTTTATTGCTGATTTTGTTTCCTTACAAAAAGGTTTAGTAATTGAGCTTGATGGCCGTCATCACACAGCAAACAAAGAGGCTGACGATGCAAGAACTGAAGTGTTAAATCATTTCGGTTTTGAAGTAATACGGTTTTCAAACGATGAAGTATTAAAAGATGTTCAATCCGTTGCCTTATCTATAAAATCAAAATTAGATAGCCTCCCAGAAAGAGATAAAACCAAAATATCAAGCGAAGAAGAACCAACTGCAGCTAAAGTCTCCCCTACCGGGGGAGATTTAGAGGGGGCTGGTGGCTATGCTTACGAACTTTCGACGATGCCTGGCTGGGCTGGCAGTAGCTGGTACTGGTATAGGTACATGGATGCAAAAAATGATAATGAATTTGCATCAAGAGAAGCCATTGAATATTGGAAAGATGTGGATTTATACATAGGTGGCAGCGAACACGCTACAGGCCACTTGTTGTATAGCCGTTTCTGGAACAAATTCCTGAAAGATATTGGTAAAGTGGTTGAGGAAGAACCTTTCAAAAAGTTGATTAACCAGGGGATGATTCAAGGCCGCAGCAATTTTGTTTATCGTTTGATAGACGAAGAAGGTCGCGGAACCAACACTTTTGTATCTCATGGTTTGATTAAAGAATATAAAACATCGCCATTGCATGTTGATGTAAATATTGTAGAGAACGAAGTGATGAACATCAGCAAGTTCAAACAATGGCGGCCGGAATTTGCAGATGCTGAATTTATTTTAGAAAACGGCAAATATATCTGCGGCGTAGAAGTTGAAAAAATGTCGAAACGTTACTACAACGTTGTTAACCCTGATGACATTGCCCAACGCTACGGTGCCGATACCCTGCGCATGTATGAAATGTTCCTTGGCCCGCTGGAGCAAAGCAAACCATGGAATACCAACGGTATCGAGGGCGTATTTAAATTCCTGCGTAAATTCTGGCGTTTGTTCCATAACGAGGCCTGGGAGTTCAAAGTATCCGATGCCGAGCCTTCAAAAGCGGAGTTGAAATCGTTGCATAAGATTATCCGCAAAGTAGAGGAAGATATCGAGCGTTTCTCGTTCAATACTTCGGTATCCAGCTTTATGATAGCTGTAAATGAGTTAACCGATTTAAAATGTAATAACCGTGCTGTATTGCAGGATATGGTAATCATTTTGTCGTCGTATGCCCCTCACATTTGCGAGGAGTTATGGACTTTACTTGGCAACCCGGCCGGTACTTTATCTTACGCGCCGTTCCCTAAGTTCAACAGCACTTATTTAATTGAGGATGATTTTGCTTACCCGATATCTATCAATGGTAAAATGAAAATGAACCTGAATATTCCGTTAAGCCTGGAGGTTAAGGAAATAGAAGAAACCGTATTAGCCAATGCCGACGTACAAAAATACCTTGACGGCAAAGCCCCTAAAAAGGTGATTGTAGTTAAAGGCAGGATTGTGAATATGGTGGTGTAG